A section of the Nitrospinaceae bacterium genome encodes:
- a CDS encoding glycosyl transferase — protein MKLIIQIPCLNEEKTLPATLSELPKAIEGIDVVETLVVDDGSTDKTLEVARQLKVDHILQLTNNKGLAKAFIYGVNHALKLGADIIVNTDADNQYCAQDIPELIRPILEGKADLVIGDRRVETIRHFSPLKILLQKFGSWVVRQLSGTQIPDATSGFRAYSKEAALQLNVISDFTYTVETIISAGKKNLAIAHVPVKTNKKTRESRLFPNIRTYLQRTLVTIIKVYSMYKPLKVFTWVGGSAFTVGFAIGCRYLYFFFQGQTEGHIQSLILSAILLIVGFQIIMMGIAAELIAVNRQLLEDIQVRIKKSELEPKD, from the coding sequence GTGAAACTGATTATTCAAATCCCCTGTCTGAATGAAGAAAAAACCCTGCCCGCCACCCTGAGCGAACTGCCTAAAGCAATCGAGGGAATCGACGTGGTGGAAACCCTCGTTGTTGACGACGGGAGCACCGATAAGACGCTCGAGGTTGCGCGCCAACTAAAAGTCGACCATATCCTGCAACTGACCAACAACAAGGGGTTGGCCAAAGCGTTCATCTACGGGGTCAACCATGCGTTGAAACTGGGAGCCGATATCATCGTCAACACCGATGCGGACAACCAGTATTGCGCTCAAGACATTCCCGAATTGATACGCCCCATTCTGGAAGGCAAAGCCGACCTCGTCATCGGCGACCGGCGGGTGGAAACCATCCGCCATTTTTCTCCCTTAAAAATCCTGTTGCAGAAGTTTGGAAGCTGGGTGGTCCGGCAACTGTCGGGGACCCAAATTCCGGATGCCACCAGCGGCTTTCGTGCTTATTCGAAGGAAGCGGCGCTTCAGCTCAATGTCATTTCCGATTTCACTTATACGGTGGAAACCATCATCAGCGCCGGCAAAAAAAATCTGGCCATCGCTCACGTGCCCGTAAAGACAAATAAAAAAACCCGGGAATCGCGGCTGTTCCCAAACATACGTACCTATCTGCAACGAACCCTCGTCACCATCATCAAGGTATATTCCATGTACAAACCGCTCAAGGTGTTCACCTGGGTGGGAGGATCGGCGTTTACCGTCGGGTTCGCGATCGGGTGCCGTTATCTGTATTTCTTCTTTCAGGGGCAAACGGAGGGACATATTCAATCCCTCATCCTGTCGGCCATTTTGCTGATCGTCGGATTTCAAATCATCATGATGGGCATCGCCGCGGAACTCATCGCCGTCAACCGCCAGCTTCTGGAGGACATCCAGGTGAGAATCAAAAAAAGCGAACTGGAACCTAAAGATTGA
- a CDS encoding membrane protein — protein sequence MEIISLLWGTVVLRPYVFVFLAVYLTIAILNMGLARSLIFTVLAYSIAFLSEYSSTRNGFPYGFYSYIDTTRDQELWITNVPFMDSLSYSFLSYISYTFSLLLWSSIKTNGWDVRLEETQPAKPSIRVILTGAFLFMMMDVIIDPVAFQGDRWFLGKIYTYQEEGEYFNIPLTNFAGWLLVGTAIIGSFSLVNRWLDGKLPPPPKKEVPYQALLGPGLYFGVLIFNLAVTFYIGEFLMGFCGIGIFLAILSLLVYKIRNPRWLTG from the coding sequence ATGGAAATTATTTCATTACTCTGGGGAACCGTTGTTCTCAGACCCTATGTTTTCGTCTTCCTGGCCGTTTATTTGACGATTGCGATCCTCAACATGGGTCTGGCGCGGTCGCTGATTTTTACCGTTCTTGCCTATTCTATCGCCTTTCTGTCGGAATACTCCTCCACCCGCAACGGATTCCCGTATGGGTTTTACTCCTACATCGACACCACCCGCGATCAGGAGCTGTGGATCACCAACGTTCCGTTCATGGATTCCCTCTCCTATTCGTTTTTGTCCTATATCAGCTACACCTTCAGCCTGCTGCTGTGGTCTTCCATAAAAACAAACGGCTGGGATGTCCGCCTGGAAGAAACCCAGCCTGCCAAACCTTCCATCCGCGTGATTCTCACAGGAGCGTTTTTATTCATGATGATGGACGTCATCATCGACCCTGTGGCGTTTCAGGGGGACCGTTGGTTTTTGGGAAAAATCTACACCTATCAGGAGGAAGGCGAATATTTCAACATTCCCCTGACCAATTTCGCGGGCTGGCTTTTGGTGGGCACTGCCATCATCGGGAGCTTCAGTCTGGTCAACCGCTGGCTGGATGGCAAACTCCCGCCTCCGCCAAAAAAAGAAGTACCCTACCAGGCCCTATTGGGACCGGGACTGTATTTTGGCGTCCTGATCTTCAACCTGGCGGTGACTTTTTACATCGGCGAGTTTCTTATGGGATTCTGCGGAATCGGGATCTTTCTGGCCATCTTATCCCTGCTGGTTTATAAAATCAGGAACCCCCGTTGGTTGACGGGTTGA
- a CDS encoding SAM-dependent methyltransferase, protein MEKEFDQFSKNYEELLDESLKVTGFATSYFATAKIKTLANLFPDLQKRPINFLDYGCGTGILYDSIKQFFPQANYLGTDFSEAMIQQARDHHNGFNVFFELAAEQWKQPGYDIIFASNVFHHIPAAEHPKVLQELRGLLTPGGKIIVWEHNPLNPFTWKIVKDCIFDKDAVLISPGKMKQKFRNAGLANLQVTFTTFFPQSLKFLVPLEPCLGWCPLGAQYILVGEDSEGSLKT, encoded by the coding sequence ATGGAAAAGGAATTCGACCAGTTTTCAAAAAATTATGAGGAGCTGTTGGATGAATCCCTGAAAGTCACGGGTTTCGCCACCAGCTATTTTGCCACCGCTAAAATTAAAACGCTGGCAAACCTCTTTCCCGATCTGCAAAAGCGTCCCATCAACTTTCTGGATTATGGGTGCGGGACCGGAATTCTGTACGATTCGATCAAACAGTTTTTCCCGCAGGCTAACTATTTAGGAACCGACTTCTCAGAAGCCATGATCCAGCAGGCGCGCGATCATCATAACGGCTTCAACGTTTTTTTTGAACTCGCGGCAGAGCAGTGGAAACAACCGGGCTATGACATCATATTTGCTTCCAATGTCTTTCACCATATTCCAGCGGCGGAGCACCCTAAAGTCTTGCAGGAGCTTCGAGGTTTACTCACTCCCGGTGGGAAAATAATCGTCTGGGAGCACAATCCCTTAAACCCTTTCACCTGGAAAATTGTCAAAGATTGCATTTTCGATAAAGACGCGGTTTTGATTTCTCCGGGCAAAATGAAACAAAAGTTTAGAAATGCCGGATTAGCAAACCTCCAGGTCACTTTCACCACTTTTTTCCCCCAATCCCTGAAATTTCTCGTTCCTCTGGAACCCTGCCTTGGATGGTGTCCCCTGGGAGCCCAATACATTTTAGTCGGCGAAGATTCAGAGGGTTCATTAAAAACCTGA
- a CDS encoding glycosyl transferase family 2, translating to MSAIPSLIGFANTLIVIPAYNEEKNIGRVLEGIRKCAPDLPVLVINDGSIDATARISRDHGAKVICLPFNSGYGVALQTGFIFATKNGYTTVVQMDADGQHDPRYIVDMLQETQNDNVDVVIGSRFLGKNIYKTTILKHLGMFIFGNLASLFCGQKVSDPTSGFQALKGKAIQFVASGYYPPDYPDADFIIMLHRYGFKIREIPVAMHPSPDNKSMHAGHKSVYYVFKMFLSIIVTLLRRKPQG from the coding sequence GTGTCCGCCATCCCCTCGTTGATCGGGTTCGCCAATACTTTGATTGTCATACCCGCCTACAACGAAGAAAAAAACATCGGCAGGGTTCTGGAGGGAATTCGAAAATGCGCCCCCGATCTTCCAGTGCTGGTGATCAACGACGGCTCCATAGACGCCACCGCCCGAATTTCCAGAGATCATGGGGCGAAGGTCATTTGCCTGCCCTTCAACTCGGGTTACGGAGTGGCTCTCCAGACCGGGTTTATTTTTGCCACAAAAAATGGCTACACAACCGTCGTGCAGATGGATGCGGACGGACAACACGATCCGCGTTATATCGTGGACATGCTTCAGGAAACGCAAAATGACAACGTGGATGTGGTGATCGGGTCCCGGTTTCTGGGAAAAAACATCTACAAAACCACGATCCTCAAGCATCTGGGGATGTTCATCTTCGGCAATCTGGCTTCGCTTTTCTGCGGACAGAAAGTTTCCGACCCGACCTCGGGGTTTCAAGCCTTAAAGGGAAAAGCCATTCAATTCGTGGCCAGCGGTTACTACCCGCCGGACTACCCCGATGCGGATTTCATCATCATGTTGCATCGCTACGGATTTAAAATCCGCGAAATTCCCGTTGCCATGCACCCCAGCCCGGACAATAAATCGATGCATGCCGGGCACAAGAGTGTCTATTACGTGTTTAAAATGTTTTTATCGATCATCGTCACACTACTGAGACGAAAGCCACAGGGATAA
- a CDS encoding glycosyl transferase family 1 gives MPDVSESKRSSDRRETRSDLKNLKVLVLATTFPRWAGDSEPPFVFDLTRQLAKNVSLWVLAPHAPGANREEEIEGVRILRFPYFFPKRLQMLCYEGGILPKLKSRWSARLQLPFFLAAQFLAICRTIKKHEINFIHCHWIIPQGFFVALHNSFSKIPFLLTAHGGDVYSFRKNHLIRMCSNFALKKAYYCTVNSQPTGQAVQALRSGSPVQLIPMGVDTQRFHPENFDQKIKDDCNIQDTFLLAVGRFAEKKGFRYLISAMPEILKKKPETKLVIIGFGPQKEELQGLIAELNLQSSVVFPGSKSGKELAQYFATADIFIGPSVVTESGDTEGQGVVFLEAMASKTAVIASDVGGIKDIVRHGETGLLIPQKDPGAIAENTLLLLNDQKLRNHLAENGRTLAESEYSWETTAERFLETYGRIFDKSH, from the coding sequence ATGCCTGATGTCTCGGAAAGCAAACGCTCCAGTGATCGCCGGGAAACGAGGAGCGATTTAAAAAACCTCAAAGTTCTGGTTCTGGCCACCACTTTCCCCCGCTGGGCCGGTGACAGCGAGCCTCCATTTGTTTTTGATCTCACCCGACAACTGGCTAAGAACGTATCTCTGTGGGTCCTGGCCCCGCACGCTCCCGGTGCAAATAGGGAGGAAGAAATCGAAGGCGTGAGGATTTTACGCTTCCCTTACTTTTTTCCCAAACGGTTGCAGATGCTTTGCTACGAAGGGGGCATCCTGCCCAAACTCAAATCCCGATGGTCAGCCCGGTTGCAACTGCCGTTTTTTCTTGCGGCGCAATTTCTTGCCATCTGTCGAACTATCAAGAAACACGAAATCAATTTCATCCACTGCCACTGGATCATTCCGCAGGGTTTTTTCGTGGCCCTTCACAACTCTTTTTCAAAAATTCCCTTTTTGCTGACCGCACATGGCGGCGACGTTTATTCGTTCAGGAAAAATCACCTGATCCGCATGTGCAGCAACTTTGCTCTGAAAAAGGCGTACTACTGCACCGTAAACAGTCAACCCACCGGGCAGGCGGTCCAGGCCCTTCGCTCCGGCTCACCGGTTCAGCTCATTCCAATGGGGGTCGACACCCAGCGCTTTCACCCAGAAAATTTCGACCAGAAGATCAAAGACGATTGCAACATTCAGGATACATTTCTTCTTGCAGTGGGCCGATTCGCAGAGAAAAAGGGATTTCGATATCTCATTTCGGCCATGCCGGAAATACTAAAGAAAAAACCTGAAACTAAACTGGTGATCATAGGATTTGGCCCTCAGAAAGAAGAGCTGCAAGGGCTCATAGCAGAATTGAATTTGCAAAGCTCCGTGGTGTTTCCAGGCAGTAAATCCGGCAAGGAGTTGGCGCAATATTTCGCAACCGCCGATATCTTCATCGGCCCCTCGGTGGTAACAGAAAGCGGCGACACAGAAGGACAGGGAGTGGTTTTCCTGGAAGCCATGGCGTCCAAAACCGCCGTCATTGCCTCCGATGTCGGCGGAATCAAAGATATCGTCCGCCATGGAGAAACGGGATTACTGATTCCGCAAAAAGACCCCGGTGCCATCGCAGAAAACACCCTCTTGCTTTTAAACGATCAAAAACTCAGAAACCATTTGGCCGAAAACGGCAGAACACTCGCAGAGAGCGAATATTCCTGGGAAACGACCGCTGAACGGTTTTTAGAAACCTACGGCCGAATCTTCGACAAATCACACTGA
- a CDS encoding NAD-dependent nucleoside diphosphate-sugar epimerase/dehydratase — protein MNLLITGASGGLGRRLIPSLLARENIKIRTLAHRSQVKFPDCETVAGALEDFDSLVAATEGIDAVLHLAALTHSPNEADYFKINGEGTKNLIAACRRNKIRRFIFMSSGAAHPEGGAYSESKLAAEAIVKQSGLPWLILRPREVYGTEGKEGINQLMTWVRKFPVIPVIGDGRYSLNPVFIDDVVTATVESVFQTGVVGKTFALAGTEEIAYAALIDRLAGFFGVRVWKLFIPIPLLKWMVLLLNGLNIKTLVPDQIPRLLCDKSSRGDPEIPLLNFKPRNLEAGLQKLK, from the coding sequence ATGAACCTATTGATCACCGGCGCTTCGGGCGGCCTGGGTCGACGCTTGATCCCGTCGTTGCTGGCACGTGAAAATATAAAGATACGAACCCTGGCGCACCGCTCGCAAGTGAAATTCCCCGATTGTGAAACAGTAGCGGGAGCGTTGGAAGACTTCGATTCCCTGGTTGCAGCAACTGAGGGGATCGATGCCGTGCTTCACCTTGCGGCGTTGACCCATAGTCCCAACGAGGCGGATTATTTTAAAATCAATGGCGAGGGAACGAAGAACCTGATTGCGGCTTGTCGCCGTAATAAAATCCGGCGGTTTATTTTCATGAGTTCGGGGGCCGCCCACCCTGAGGGCGGGGCCTATTCTGAAAGTAAACTGGCGGCGGAAGCCATTGTCAAACAATCGGGATTGCCTTGGCTGATTTTACGGCCCAGAGAGGTTTATGGGACGGAAGGAAAAGAAGGAATCAACCAACTGATGACCTGGGTGCGGAAGTTTCCCGTGATTCCGGTGATCGGCGATGGGCGTTACTCGTTAAACCCGGTTTTCATCGACGATGTCGTTACCGCCACCGTGGAATCGGTATTTCAAACCGGGGTGGTAGGAAAAACGTTTGCTTTGGCGGGAACGGAAGAGATTGCGTATGCCGCATTGATCGACCGGTTGGCGGGTTTTTTTGGCGTTCGCGTTTGGAAGCTTTTTATACCTATCCCCTTGTTGAAGTGGATGGTCTTACTTCTGAACGGATTGAACATAAAAACCCTGGTGCCGGATCAAATCCCACGGCTTTTGTGCGATAAATCATCGCGCGGCGATCCTGAGATTCCCCTGTTGAATTTTAAACCCCGCAACCTGGAAGCGGGACTGCAAAAACTGAAATAG
- the prsA1 gene encoding peptidylprolyl isomerase yields MIQRILFPLFAAILLLTPGMALAAEASKEPFKINGKPVPEVIAKVNGTDIRSDFLEREMVAFKLMSTQQGKEIKPESEDKIARKIVEKEIDEELIYQKARLAGIQIPSEIILKEIKNIENQFPSPEFFERALAMQHLTRGTLREKIERQLVAEKYLRQVIVPKVKMEDLAPEEYYENNKTTFMKPEMYEVSHIFVSTINPSTQGQSPDPAAKKKAQRILDGINKEARDKIDGILRKLEKGEDFGKLAKKYSEDEATSDKGGSLGTLLPQSTVPEIAEAMQKLTLGETSKVIKSSFGFHVIKLNDKVPSQLAPYDEVKADILNLLLVRETEKLKGELLAGFKKTADIKYLFK; encoded by the coding sequence ATGATTCAAAGGATTTTATTTCCCTTATTTGCGGCCATCCTGTTGCTGACTCCCGGTATGGCCCTGGCCGCGGAAGCCTCCAAAGAGCCCTTCAAAATAAACGGCAAGCCCGTTCCAGAAGTCATTGCGAAGGTCAATGGAACCGATATACGGTCTGACTTTCTGGAACGCGAAATGGTCGCGTTTAAATTGATGTCGACCCAGCAGGGAAAAGAAATCAAACCGGAGTCTGAGGATAAAATTGCGCGTAAGATTGTCGAAAAAGAAATTGACGAAGAGTTGATTTACCAAAAGGCGCGGCTGGCCGGTATCCAGATTCCTTCTGAGATTATCCTGAAAGAAATCAAAAATATAGAGAACCAATTCCCCAGCCCGGAATTTTTTGAGAGAGCCCTCGCCATGCAGCACCTGACGCGAGGCACGTTGCGGGAAAAAATAGAGCGGCAATTGGTTGCGGAAAAATATTTACGTCAGGTCATTGTTCCCAAAGTTAAAATGGAAGATCTTGCCCCGGAAGAATATTACGAGAACAACAAGACCACGTTCATGAAACCGGAAATGTACGAGGTCAGCCACATCTTTGTGAGCACCATCAATCCCTCCACCCAGGGGCAATCACCCGATCCCGCCGCGAAAAAGAAGGCCCAGCGGATTCTGGATGGAATCAACAAGGAAGCCCGCGATAAAATCGACGGCATCCTGAGAAAGCTGGAAAAAGGCGAAGACTTCGGCAAGCTCGCGAAAAAGTATTCCGAAGATGAAGCCACCAGCGATAAGGGAGGCAGTCTCGGCACCCTTCTCCCGCAAAGCACGGTTCCCGAAATCGCGGAAGCCATGCAAAAGCTGACATTGGGGGAAACCAGCAAGGTCATTAAAAGTTCTTTTGGGTTCCACGTCATCAAACTCAACGACAAAGTTCCCAGCCAACTGGCGCCGTACGACGAAGTCAAAGCCGACATCCTCAACTTGCTGTTGGTCCGCGAGACCGAAAAACTCAAAGGAGAACTGCTGGCCGGATTCAAAAAAACCGCAGACATAAAGTATTTGTTCAAATAA
- the hpnA gene encoding dihydroflavonol-4-reductase encodes MKTLVTGATGFLGSAIVRELLQDGREVRVLIRKGTDTENIDGLDLEVAYGDLRDKNSLEKALSSCEALYHTAAYYSLWDKNKRLIYDINVEGTRNILQTALEKELPKTVYTSTVGCIGLLEDGNPANEETPFNPATLCNDYKQSKYEAERVAREFHEKGLPIVIVNPSTPIGPRDIKPTPTGKIILDFLNRKMPAYLDTGLNLIDVGDCARGHILAEEKGVPGERYILGNRNMSLKEILLALEKITGLKAPAVQMPYWVAFAAGWVCENVSDHLTGKPPAVPLAGVRMARYFMYFDSSKAVRELGLPQNPVETALAEAVDWFRTHSKVTALR; translated from the coding sequence ATGAAAACTCTTGTTACCGGAGCCACAGGATTTTTAGGATCAGCCATCGTCCGAGAGTTATTGCAAGACGGACGCGAGGTCCGGGTATTGATCCGCAAAGGAACCGACACGGAGAACATAGACGGCCTCGATCTGGAAGTGGCCTATGGAGACTTGCGGGATAAAAATTCTCTGGAAAAAGCTCTAAGCAGCTGCGAAGCCCTCTACCACACCGCGGCTTATTACAGTTTGTGGGATAAAAACAAGCGTCTGATTTACGACATCAACGTTGAGGGCACGCGCAACATCCTGCAAACCGCTCTGGAAAAAGAATTGCCCAAAACCGTATACACCAGCACCGTAGGCTGTATCGGCCTTCTGGAGGACGGAAACCCGGCCAATGAAGAAACTCCCTTCAACCCGGCCACGCTCTGCAACGACTACAAACAATCCAAATACGAAGCCGAACGGGTGGCCAGAGAGTTCCACGAAAAGGGGCTTCCCATCGTGATCGTCAACCCCAGCACGCCCATAGGACCAAGAGACATCAAACCCACGCCGACCGGCAAAATCATCCTGGATTTTTTAAACCGCAAAATGCCCGCTTATCTCGACACCGGTTTGAACCTCATCGATGTCGGCGATTGCGCCCGCGGCCACATCCTCGCGGAGGAAAAGGGCGTTCCGGGCGAAAGATATATTTTAGGAAACCGCAATATGTCGCTCAAAGAAATTCTTTTGGCGTTGGAGAAGATCACCGGACTCAAGGCACCGGCTGTGCAAATGCCCTATTGGGTGGCTTTCGCCGCCGGATGGGTGTGCGAAAATGTATCGGACCATCTGACCGGGAAACCTCCTGCGGTTCCTCTGGCCGGAGTCCGAATGGCCAGGTATTTTATGTATTTCGATTCGTCAAAAGCGGTTCGCGAACTCGGCCTCCCCCAGAACCCTGTCGAAACGGCTCTGGCAGAAGCGGTTGATTGGTTCCGGACACATTCCAAGGTCACCGCCCTTCGTTGA